One window of the Anticarsia gemmatalis isolate Benzon Research Colony breed Stoneville strain chromosome 21, ilAntGemm2 primary, whole genome shotgun sequence genome contains the following:
- the UGP gene encoding UDP-glucose pyrophosphorylase isoform X3, whose protein sequence is MSDAREADKKIRSHQRTPSGSRDFKEATKRDALARLAVDLERLLAAVPENKRPHVEKEFRGFKNLFSRFLAEQGPSVTWEKIEKLPDGAVIDYSSLQTPTTDNVHHMLDKLVVVKLNGGLGTSMGCKGPKSVIQVRNDLTFLDLTVQQIEHLNKTYKCNVPLVLMNSFNTDEDTQKVIRKYQGLKLEIHTFNQSCHPRINRESLLPVPQHADVQADIDAWYPPGHGDFYESFHNSGLLQKFIKEGRTYCFISNIDNLGATVDLNILNLLLNPDPQKPISEFVMEVTDKTRADVKGGTLIQYEDKLRLLEIAQVPKEHVDDFKSVSQFKFFNTNNLWAKLDAIQRVVDQGSLNMEIIVNNKHLADGMNVIQLETAVGAAMKCFEGGIGVNVPRSRFLPVKKTSDLLLVMSNLYSLSHGSLVMSPQRMFPSTPLVKLGDNHFAKVKEFLNRFATIPDLIELDHLTVSGDVTFGRGVALKGTVIIIANHGDRIDIPSGALLENKIVSGNLRILDH, encoded by the exons ATGTCCGACGCCAGAGAAGCAGATAAGAAG ATTCGTAGCCACCAGCGCACTCCGTCAGGATCGCGGGACTTCAAGGAGGCGACAAAGCGCGATGCCCTCGCGCGCCTGGCCGTGGACCTCGAGAGACTGCTCGCTGCCGTCCCCGAGAACAAGAGGCCACATGTTGAGAAGGAGTTCAGAGGATTCAAGAACCTTTTTAGCAGATTCTTGGCTGAAC AGGGTCCATCAGTAACATGGGAGAAGATCGAGAAGCTCCCCGACGGCGCCGTGATCGACTACTCCTCCCTCCAGACCCCCACCACGGACAATGTACACCACATGCTGGACAAACTCGTGGTGGTCAAGCTCAATGGTGGGCTCGGCACGTCCATGGGTTGCAAGGGACCCAAGTCTGTGATACAAGTGAGGAATGACCTCACGTTCTTGGATTTGACTGTGCAGCAGATTGAG CATCTGAACAAGACCTACAAATGCAACGTACCCCTAGTGCTGATGAACTCGTTCAACACTGACGAGGACACGCAGAAGGTGATCAGGAAGTACCAGGGCCTGAAGCTGGAGATCCACACCTTCAACCAGTCCTGCCACCCTCGTATCAATAGGGAGTCGCTGCTGCCTGTGCCGCAACATGCTGATGTACAGGCTGATATTGACGC GTGGTACCCACCCGGTCACGGTGACTTCTACGAATCCTTCCACAACTCAGGTCTTCTGCAAAAGTTCATCAAAGAAGGCAGGACTTACTGCTTCATCAGTAACATCGACAACCTGGGCGCCACCGTCGACCTCAACATCTTGAACCTACTCCTCAACCCAGACCCTCAGAAACCCATCTCAGAATTCGTCATGGAAGTAACTGACAAGACCAGAGCCGACGTTAAGGGAGGTACCTTAATACAGTACGAGGATAAGTTAAGACTGCTGGAAATAGCTCAAGTACCGAAAGAACACGTGGACGACTTcaaatcagtcagtcagttcaaatttttcaatacaaacaaTTTGTGGGCGAAATTGGACGCTATTCAACGAGTAGTAGACCAGGGATCTTTGAATATGGAGATTATAGTTAACAACAAGCATTTAGCTGATGGTATGAATGTTATTCAACTAGAAACAGCTGTAGGAGCTGCAATGAAGTGCTTTGAAGGTGGTATTGGGGTCAATGTACCTCGGAGCCGTTTCTTGCCGGTGAAGAAGACATCAGATCTCTTGCTAGTGATGTCGAATTTGTACAGTTTGTCTCACGGCTCGCTAGTGATGTCTCCTCAAAGAATGTTCCCGTCCACTCCGCTGGTGAAGTTGGGAGACAATCACTTCGCGAAGGTGAAGGAGTTCCTCAACAGGTTCGCGACGATACCTGATCTGATCGAGTTGGATCATCTGACTGTGTCCGGTGATGTCACTTTTGGAAGAGGCGTTGCTTTGAAG GGTACAGTTATTATAATCGCGAACCACGGCGATCGTATCGACATCCCATCAGGCGCACTACTGGAAAACAAGATAGTCTCCGGTAACCTTCGTATCCTGGACCATTAA
- the UGP gene encoding UDP-glucose pyrophosphorylase isoform X4, which produces MDILSKIRSHQRTPSGSRDFKEATKRDALARLAVDLERLLAAVPENKRPHVEKEFRGFKNLFSRFLAEQGPSVTWEKIEKLPDGAVIDYSSLQTPTTDNVHHMLDKLVVVKLNGGLGTSMGCKGPKSVIQVRNDLTFLDLTVQQIEHLNKTYKCNVPLVLMNSFNTDEDTQKVIRKYQGLKLEIHTFNQSCHPRINRESLLPVPQHADVQADIDAWYPPGHGDFYESFHNSGLLQKFIKEGRTYCFISNIDNLGATVDLNILNLLLNPDPQKPISEFVMEVTDKTRADVKGGTLIQYEDKLRLLEIAQVPKEHVDDFKSVSQFKFFNTNNLWAKLDAIQRVVDQGSLNMEIIVNNKHLADGMNVIQLETAVGAAMKCFEGGIGVNVPRSRFLPVKKTSDLLLVMSNLYSLSHGSLVMSPQRMFPSTPLVKLGDNHFAKVKEFLNRFATIPDLIELDHLTVSGDVTFGRGVALKGTVIIIANHGDRIDIPSGALLENKIVSGNLRILDH; this is translated from the exons ATGGATATTCTCAGCaag ATTCGTAGCCACCAGCGCACTCCGTCAGGATCGCGGGACTTCAAGGAGGCGACAAAGCGCGATGCCCTCGCGCGCCTGGCCGTGGACCTCGAGAGACTGCTCGCTGCCGTCCCCGAGAACAAGAGGCCACATGTTGAGAAGGAGTTCAGAGGATTCAAGAACCTTTTTAGCAGATTCTTGGCTGAAC AGGGTCCATCAGTAACATGGGAGAAGATCGAGAAGCTCCCCGACGGCGCCGTGATCGACTACTCCTCCCTCCAGACCCCCACCACGGACAATGTACACCACATGCTGGACAAACTCGTGGTGGTCAAGCTCAATGGTGGGCTCGGCACGTCCATGGGTTGCAAGGGACCCAAGTCTGTGATACAAGTGAGGAATGACCTCACGTTCTTGGATTTGACTGTGCAGCAGATTGAG CATCTGAACAAGACCTACAAATGCAACGTACCCCTAGTGCTGATGAACTCGTTCAACACTGACGAGGACACGCAGAAGGTGATCAGGAAGTACCAGGGCCTGAAGCTGGAGATCCACACCTTCAACCAGTCCTGCCACCCTCGTATCAATAGGGAGTCGCTGCTGCCTGTGCCGCAACATGCTGATGTACAGGCTGATATTGACGC GTGGTACCCACCCGGTCACGGTGACTTCTACGAATCCTTCCACAACTCAGGTCTTCTGCAAAAGTTCATCAAAGAAGGCAGGACTTACTGCTTCATCAGTAACATCGACAACCTGGGCGCCACCGTCGACCTCAACATCTTGAACCTACTCCTCAACCCAGACCCTCAGAAACCCATCTCAGAATTCGTCATGGAAGTAACTGACAAGACCAGAGCCGACGTTAAGGGAGGTACCTTAATACAGTACGAGGATAAGTTAAGACTGCTGGAAATAGCTCAAGTACCGAAAGAACACGTGGACGACTTcaaatcagtcagtcagttcaaatttttcaatacaaacaaTTTGTGGGCGAAATTGGACGCTATTCAACGAGTAGTAGACCAGGGATCTTTGAATATGGAGATTATAGTTAACAACAAGCATTTAGCTGATGGTATGAATGTTATTCAACTAGAAACAGCTGTAGGAGCTGCAATGAAGTGCTTTGAAGGTGGTATTGGGGTCAATGTACCTCGGAGCCGTTTCTTGCCGGTGAAGAAGACATCAGATCTCTTGCTAGTGATGTCGAATTTGTACAGTTTGTCTCACGGCTCGCTAGTGATGTCTCCTCAAAGAATGTTCCCGTCCACTCCGCTGGTGAAGTTGGGAGACAATCACTTCGCGAAGGTGAAGGAGTTCCTCAACAGGTTCGCGACGATACCTGATCTGATCGAGTTGGATCATCTGACTGTGTCCGGTGATGTCACTTTTGGAAGAGGCGTTGCTTTGAAG GGTACAGTTATTATAATCGCGAACCACGGCGATCGTATCGACATCCCATCAGGCGCACTACTGGAAAACAAGATAGTCTCCGGTAACCTTCGTATCCTGGACCATTAA
- the Svip gene encoding small VCP interacting protein isoform X2: protein MANIHWIWKRMETRRRQQSEAAERRAAQDAARGIKDIEKVKRMQQRSEEMEKREQELSSQGGAALKWTAD, encoded by the exons ATGGCTAACATTCACTGGATTTGGAAGCGAATG GAGACCAGACGGCGGCAGCAGAGTGAGGCGGCTGAGCGTCGCGCTGCGCAGGACGCGGCGCGCGGCATCAAAGACATTGAGAAAGTCAAGCGGATGCAGCAGAGGAGTGAGGAGATGGAGAAGAGGGAGCAGGAGCTGAGTTCACAGGGAGGTGCAGCATTGAAG TGGACAGCGGACTGA
- the UGP gene encoding UDP-glucose pyrophosphorylase isoform X2: MNGDTPFYRQWIRSHQRTPSGSRDFKEATKRDALARLAVDLERLLAAVPENKRPHVEKEFRGFKNLFSRFLAEQGPSVTWEKIEKLPDGAVIDYSSLQTPTTDNVHHMLDKLVVVKLNGGLGTSMGCKGPKSVIQVRNDLTFLDLTVQQIEHLNKTYKCNVPLVLMNSFNTDEDTQKVIRKYQGLKLEIHTFNQSCHPRINRESLLPVPQHADVQADIDAWYPPGHGDFYESFHNSGLLQKFIKEGRTYCFISNIDNLGATVDLNILNLLLNPDPQKPISEFVMEVTDKTRADVKGGTLIQYEDKLRLLEIAQVPKEHVDDFKSVSQFKFFNTNNLWAKLDAIQRVVDQGSLNMEIIVNNKHLADGMNVIQLETAVGAAMKCFEGGIGVNVPRSRFLPVKKTSDLLLVMSNLYSLSHGSLVMSPQRMFPSTPLVKLGDNHFAKVKEFLNRFATIPDLIELDHLTVSGDVTFGRGVALKGTVIIIANHGDRIDIPSGALLENKIVSGNLRILDH; this comes from the exons atGAACGGAGATACACCCTTTTATCGCCAGTGG ATTCGTAGCCACCAGCGCACTCCGTCAGGATCGCGGGACTTCAAGGAGGCGACAAAGCGCGATGCCCTCGCGCGCCTGGCCGTGGACCTCGAGAGACTGCTCGCTGCCGTCCCCGAGAACAAGAGGCCACATGTTGAGAAGGAGTTCAGAGGATTCAAGAACCTTTTTAGCAGATTCTTGGCTGAAC AGGGTCCATCAGTAACATGGGAGAAGATCGAGAAGCTCCCCGACGGCGCCGTGATCGACTACTCCTCCCTCCAGACCCCCACCACGGACAATGTACACCACATGCTGGACAAACTCGTGGTGGTCAAGCTCAATGGTGGGCTCGGCACGTCCATGGGTTGCAAGGGACCCAAGTCTGTGATACAAGTGAGGAATGACCTCACGTTCTTGGATTTGACTGTGCAGCAGATTGAG CATCTGAACAAGACCTACAAATGCAACGTACCCCTAGTGCTGATGAACTCGTTCAACACTGACGAGGACACGCAGAAGGTGATCAGGAAGTACCAGGGCCTGAAGCTGGAGATCCACACCTTCAACCAGTCCTGCCACCCTCGTATCAATAGGGAGTCGCTGCTGCCTGTGCCGCAACATGCTGATGTACAGGCTGATATTGACGC GTGGTACCCACCCGGTCACGGTGACTTCTACGAATCCTTCCACAACTCAGGTCTTCTGCAAAAGTTCATCAAAGAAGGCAGGACTTACTGCTTCATCAGTAACATCGACAACCTGGGCGCCACCGTCGACCTCAACATCTTGAACCTACTCCTCAACCCAGACCCTCAGAAACCCATCTCAGAATTCGTCATGGAAGTAACTGACAAGACCAGAGCCGACGTTAAGGGAGGTACCTTAATACAGTACGAGGATAAGTTAAGACTGCTGGAAATAGCTCAAGTACCGAAAGAACACGTGGACGACTTcaaatcagtcagtcagttcaaatttttcaatacaaacaaTTTGTGGGCGAAATTGGACGCTATTCAACGAGTAGTAGACCAGGGATCTTTGAATATGGAGATTATAGTTAACAACAAGCATTTAGCTGATGGTATGAATGTTATTCAACTAGAAACAGCTGTAGGAGCTGCAATGAAGTGCTTTGAAGGTGGTATTGGGGTCAATGTACCTCGGAGCCGTTTCTTGCCGGTGAAGAAGACATCAGATCTCTTGCTAGTGATGTCGAATTTGTACAGTTTGTCTCACGGCTCGCTAGTGATGTCTCCTCAAAGAATGTTCCCGTCCACTCCGCTGGTGAAGTTGGGAGACAATCACTTCGCGAAGGTGAAGGAGTTCCTCAACAGGTTCGCGACGATACCTGATCTGATCGAGTTGGATCATCTGACTGTGTCCGGTGATGTCACTTTTGGAAGAGGCGTTGCTTTGAAG GGTACAGTTATTATAATCGCGAACCACGGCGATCGTATCGACATCCCATCAGGCGCACTACTGGAAAACAAGATAGTCTCCGGTAACCTTCGTATCCTGGACCATTAA
- the Svip gene encoding small VCP interacting protein isoform X1 — protein MGLITSCCRPSASEILTPDAETRRRQQSEAAERRAAQDAARGIKDIEKVKRMQQRSEEMEKREQELSSQGGAALKWTAD, from the exons ATGGGGCTCATTACATCCTGCTGCAGACCCTCAGCTTCAGAAATACTGACTCCTGACGCA GAGACCAGACGGCGGCAGCAGAGTGAGGCGGCTGAGCGTCGCGCTGCGCAGGACGCGGCGCGCGGCATCAAAGACATTGAGAAAGTCAAGCGGATGCAGCAGAGGAGTGAGGAGATGGAGAAGAGGGAGCAGGAGCTGAGTTCACAGGGAGGTGCAGCATTGAAG TGGACAGCGGACTGA
- the UGP gene encoding UDP-glucose pyrophosphorylase isoform X1, protein MSDAREADKKADDSRLKPAIRSHQRTPSGSRDFKEATKRDALARLAVDLERLLAAVPENKRPHVEKEFRGFKNLFSRFLAEQGPSVTWEKIEKLPDGAVIDYSSLQTPTTDNVHHMLDKLVVVKLNGGLGTSMGCKGPKSVIQVRNDLTFLDLTVQQIEHLNKTYKCNVPLVLMNSFNTDEDTQKVIRKYQGLKLEIHTFNQSCHPRINRESLLPVPQHADVQADIDAWYPPGHGDFYESFHNSGLLQKFIKEGRTYCFISNIDNLGATVDLNILNLLLNPDPQKPISEFVMEVTDKTRADVKGGTLIQYEDKLRLLEIAQVPKEHVDDFKSVSQFKFFNTNNLWAKLDAIQRVVDQGSLNMEIIVNNKHLADGMNVIQLETAVGAAMKCFEGGIGVNVPRSRFLPVKKTSDLLLVMSNLYSLSHGSLVMSPQRMFPSTPLVKLGDNHFAKVKEFLNRFATIPDLIELDHLTVSGDVTFGRGVALKGTVIIIANHGDRIDIPSGALLENKIVSGNLRILDH, encoded by the exons ATGTCCGACGCCAGAGAAGCAGATAAGAAG GCTGATGACAGCAGGCTGAAGCCAGCG ATTCGTAGCCACCAGCGCACTCCGTCAGGATCGCGGGACTTCAAGGAGGCGACAAAGCGCGATGCCCTCGCGCGCCTGGCCGTGGACCTCGAGAGACTGCTCGCTGCCGTCCCCGAGAACAAGAGGCCACATGTTGAGAAGGAGTTCAGAGGATTCAAGAACCTTTTTAGCAGATTCTTGGCTGAAC AGGGTCCATCAGTAACATGGGAGAAGATCGAGAAGCTCCCCGACGGCGCCGTGATCGACTACTCCTCCCTCCAGACCCCCACCACGGACAATGTACACCACATGCTGGACAAACTCGTGGTGGTCAAGCTCAATGGTGGGCTCGGCACGTCCATGGGTTGCAAGGGACCCAAGTCTGTGATACAAGTGAGGAATGACCTCACGTTCTTGGATTTGACTGTGCAGCAGATTGAG CATCTGAACAAGACCTACAAATGCAACGTACCCCTAGTGCTGATGAACTCGTTCAACACTGACGAGGACACGCAGAAGGTGATCAGGAAGTACCAGGGCCTGAAGCTGGAGATCCACACCTTCAACCAGTCCTGCCACCCTCGTATCAATAGGGAGTCGCTGCTGCCTGTGCCGCAACATGCTGATGTACAGGCTGATATTGACGC GTGGTACCCACCCGGTCACGGTGACTTCTACGAATCCTTCCACAACTCAGGTCTTCTGCAAAAGTTCATCAAAGAAGGCAGGACTTACTGCTTCATCAGTAACATCGACAACCTGGGCGCCACCGTCGACCTCAACATCTTGAACCTACTCCTCAACCCAGACCCTCAGAAACCCATCTCAGAATTCGTCATGGAAGTAACTGACAAGACCAGAGCCGACGTTAAGGGAGGTACCTTAATACAGTACGAGGATAAGTTAAGACTGCTGGAAATAGCTCAAGTACCGAAAGAACACGTGGACGACTTcaaatcagtcagtcagttcaaatttttcaatacaaacaaTTTGTGGGCGAAATTGGACGCTATTCAACGAGTAGTAGACCAGGGATCTTTGAATATGGAGATTATAGTTAACAACAAGCATTTAGCTGATGGTATGAATGTTATTCAACTAGAAACAGCTGTAGGAGCTGCAATGAAGTGCTTTGAAGGTGGTATTGGGGTCAATGTACCTCGGAGCCGTTTCTTGCCGGTGAAGAAGACATCAGATCTCTTGCTAGTGATGTCGAATTTGTACAGTTTGTCTCACGGCTCGCTAGTGATGTCTCCTCAAAGAATGTTCCCGTCCACTCCGCTGGTGAAGTTGGGAGACAATCACTTCGCGAAGGTGAAGGAGTTCCTCAACAGGTTCGCGACGATACCTGATCTGATCGAGTTGGATCATCTGACTGTGTCCGGTGATGTCACTTTTGGAAGAGGCGTTGCTTTGAAG GGTACAGTTATTATAATCGCGAACCACGGCGATCGTATCGACATCCCATCAGGCGCACTACTGGAAAACAAGATAGTCTCCGGTAACCTTCGTATCCTGGACCATTAA